DNA from Toxoplasma gondii ME49 chromosome X, whole genome shotgun sequence:
ACCACGATTTCCACGACAATTTGTATGTTCTTCTCCGAGGTAAACACTGCCGCGTTTCGCGCTTGCACTCAAAGTTCTCCAGCGTTCAGCTGCCATACACGTAAAGGCAAGCAatctggagagaggcgatTGGAATTGCACAGACGCTAGATTCGCGTATTTGCATGTCATTCTCTCACTCTTTCTGAATCACACATTGAACGCGACACCCAATTGTATGATGATATCGGTCTATCCaatacgtatatgtatatgtatatgtatgtatacaccTCAGTATATCCCTGTATGTGTGAACTATACATCGATGATCCTATATACCTTCTccaatatatgtatatatgtagatataagTATAGCCGCGTAACTGTTTCTAGCGCCTGTTTGTAAGCTGTTGGTTGAGTCTGTAGAGATGCGTGCTTCGCACTTCAGGCGCTTACATTCCGTTTTCAcagttcctcgtctctccagttTTCTTCCCTGCAGGCCAGAAAGTCTTTCGGCTGTTCAGTCCTCGGTGTGCCGGCTTGCTGCCCACGAAAGGCAGAGTCATGCGGGTCTACCCAAACGGCTTGATTTGTTACTCGGCGTTTATTCGGGAAGACGGCGGTCACGAGCTGGGCGTGAGAcggtggagacaggagaaagtggaggagcGCCTGGCTCTGCTCCAGGAACGCCTGGAAGCATGcggacagaggaaaggcgaggggacgaggaagggagaaaaggcgaaacagacaacaggagagaaggacgctgAAGGCCAGCGAGACGATTCCGTGGAAGAACTCGAGCTCCAAATCGCTGAGGCTGAACGCGAGTAAGAACCATACAATGTCGTTGAAAGATAAATGCTTGGCAGAcataaatatgcatgcatatgtacatatagaCGTATTTACAAatttatacatacatatatatgcatatatatatatgcatatatatacatattcatatatatatatatatatatgtatagctGAAGAAAATGGTACTCATGTCCATGTGCATACATGAACGTGGCTGTACGATATTGCGCATATAGATAGGTAAATACgtagagagaaaggagatgATGGCAGCCAGCTTACGAGCGATTTGGAAGGCCGGCTCAGTTCccagttcttttcttcttccacctgAAACCAGTTTCTGTTCTTTGAAGCCTTTGCGGGGATCcgagaggcgcatgcatcgatgCAAATATACATTTGCTTTCATTTGGTGACTGTCGTCAGTTCCCTCTCgaatcatatatatatatatatatatatatgaatagaGCGGGCGAGATACAGGTGCATGAGCACGGCGGGGAGAAAGAGCCTGAATTATTTCGGGcattttcgtttttcagaCTCGACGACCTTCTTGACCAGGCGCTCGAAGACATGGACgacgaaagtgaagaagactcAACTGCATCTGAGAGTGAAGAGCCATCTCGAGAGGCGACTTCTAACGCGATGCTTGTGGTGCGTCCACGTCGCCTTCTGTAGCTTTCGTTAGAAAATCCAGAGTTGTACAGCTTTTCTGCGCCTCTTTCTGTGAAGCCGCCTGTGTACTGACTGTGcattgcatgcgcatgtcTGTAGCTGTAGAGGTTGCCTTCTTTGCCGTTACGCTATGGGGCCTATGCATATCTGCGAACGCGTCCAGCATCCGCCTAATTGCACAGCGTCTCACGTAGAGAAAGACGACACTCTGTCcatctcttctgttctttccAGGATGCGTAAAGTTCTTCCTCGATTCGGACTTCTTGTGTTGTCTGTCTCAGGAGTGCTGTGAAGGTGATTTTGTCGCATGCACAAatttctgcttcgcttcgGTTGTTTCGATTGTGTGGAAACGGCATATTTGCAGCCGCGTCGCGTCCCAGAGGGTGTGTGGGTCCACTTCCCGATGTCCTTTTCTGAACGCTTTTAGACAGCAGACAGCGTCTCCCGTTCGTTTGGCGGAACATCTCTCTCCAGCAGCCAGTCGGATTTGTCTCGCGGCTTCAgttgcttgcatgcatgcagggtCGGCTCGTCGGCGAGGGCCAGATTCCTGACCATTTCTGTTTAGCGAATACTCGCGAGAGAGCACTGGGAGACAGCAGTGACGACGGCGGCAGCGCCATCACGCCCGAGACGATTCTGTCGAAGTACTGGGAAGTGAAAATGGTCGCCGGAGACATGTGTACGTTTTCTGAGGCATTTCGCGAGTGGAGTGCCTGTACGGAGAGAGCCGTTACAGTTTTCACAGCTGAAAAATCAGTCTGAaatctctttcctctttgttCCCTCGACGCAGACGCTCATGATGGAAGTTGCGGGGTAGGGACCTACCTAGACGCGCGTCCAGTGAGAAtgtgtcttctgttttctttgctgtgtactttctctctctgctgttctctctgttgttctctctgctggcATTTCCCCCTTGCCCGCCTtatctctgtcttctcctctgcgtaTGTCGGACTCTCGAGAAGAGCGGTCCGGTACCACCTACAAAATCCGGGAGTAAACGCGGAGGGCGACTGGAAGCGTCGACGGTCCCCGCGAAGTTGTGTGAGCCTGTGAGAGGACGCAGCATCTGtgtttctgcagaaaaaagcgttCAACTGTTTTCGCGAGACTGCCGCGTTGCGTGTATGCAGTGTATCTGCCGGCGGGCTGGTTTCACGAAGTTCATTCTTTCTCGAGACGTGAGGCAGAGAGCGgacaggtggagacagggacCGAAGGAAGTTCTCACATGGCTCTGAATTTCTGGTTTCACCCGCCGGTCTTTGGTGCCCCCTACGAACGGCCCTACGGCGACGCTTTCTGGGAGGATCGCACACGGCCGCTCTTGGAGGCGCACTGCTCGCTGGtgaggaaaaacaagaaatcGACGGAAGACAAcgcaagaaaaaggaacCAGAAGACGCCCGACGCAAGACAGCGGCGAGACTCACtgccgaaaaagagacacgaaacgAGCCAGACGAAGGAATCAAACAATACTTCTGATATCGCCAGGATATATACCCGGTCACACAAAACATAACGCACCCGGACAGGGCATTCAGGAACctataaatgcatatatatatatatatatatatataatatagTGTATGTGCGGATGTAttcatgtatacatatatatatatatatatacctatgtCGTGAGAAGCGTACCTATTGGGAATAgtagagagaagggaagaagacgtttGTTTGAATTACTTTTGTCTGTCTTGTAATtggcatgcgcatgcaggtgtACCGTCTGCGTGTGATGTCTGGTTCTGTTCAGATTGAGAAGTTTGGGGGCTCCGTTTCAGTGCGCGGAACGTTCAAAGCGAGTGACTTCCAGGAAGTCAGAGACACTTTGCCGGCGTCTTCTCGAGCCGGGGAAGTGACGAGAAAAGCCACAGATCTGACGAGGAAACAAGGACtccagaaagagacagaacgagacCCTGGaagtctctgtgtctcgcaAGGCACTGGAGACAGCCGTCGAAAAGAGACTCGCGAAAGGAAGCGCCTGCACAGCTGCTGGGAGACCCAAACAGCTGCGCTTAACGACGCACCCCGCTTTAAAAAGAATCGCCTTGCCGAGGCTTGGCAAGCGCACTGTGCTCTCAAATACGCGGGAAGAAGGTGCCTCATGTATCGCGTTCCACCCGAGTTGTGCTACTTCTTCGACTCATCCTAATATCTTGCCTCTCCTTCAATCGAAGTCCATCCACAAACAAATACATGcgtttgtatatatatatatatatatatatatattgctAAGCATgtgtctacatatatatatatatatttctttGTATATGTAGGAATAAGCATTGATATGCAtcatatgtacatacagatatatgtatgtatctacaTAGATGCATGTGTTTGTCTGTTTGTGCATTTAACTTTCGAGCGAGCTTGGGTTCCGTGGCTGGGAAACTCGATTCTCGTTTCTGCTAAGAAGAAACTGATTGTTTCTGAATAGTTTCCAagtgtttccttttttctgacGTCTCGTCGCCACGGTTTTTTTGAATACGCCTATCGGGGGCACCGACGCCTTTTTTCAAGCTCCGTTTCAGGCTTGCTTGCGCCTGAAAATGCGATGCTTCGTGACATCCTGACATCTTGAAAAACTGCGGGAAGGCGAGCAGAGAAACCAAATGCACAACAGCTCTGTAACTCGCAGTTCAAGAGgtgacgagaaagaaagcgggagagacagagaagacgagagagatagagaagagagcagagaaagacagcgggagagagagaagagagcgataTAGAGGAAGAGAtaaagaaagagaaaacacagcaAGGAGGGAGAAGTAGCGGGAAAAAGGACGAGAGCAGTTAACTGGTGTTTCtcacgacagagaagcacagagTGGGCAGAAAAGCTTTCG
Protein-coding regions in this window:
- a CDS encoding hypothetical protein (encoded by transcript TGME49_226840) is translated as MANAKKSHRGQGRQASASSSSVLADCEQRKRKRKETGHDKESTLKRLWRLGEAYRGFCPFREAERSSPSERRAEARGAETRSSSGWRLPPIRRIFLVKSPRNPDETLAGSGACCDHKRQKEAAGKAGQVQAARDEERFCSRCFYESFVMTRTPVLVVPLPSDGLPPRATGQSEAELGRDTDAQSPEPQSNSHSSCSLSRSPSSRSPSSRSSSSRSSSSRSPCDSAFVDVPLLQRNWLSASALKQRAGDMWVDVEERERTVSSDKGDTSRGASSAAAGGANFGKGAFRRCRFGDFIDRLEAGDESLYLTTQRVPHTRDGPKRLCGAPLSSPLALDFPPLPSLLGNLQPYQYNFWWGHAKSGSTTGLHHDFHDNLYVLLRGQKVFRLFSPRCAGLLPTKGRVMRVYPNGLICYSAFIREDGGHELGVRRWRQEKVEERLALLQERLEACGQRKGEGTRKGEKAKQTTGEKDAEGQRDDSVEELELQIAEAERELDDLLDQALEDMDDESEEDSTASESEEPSREATSNAMLVGRLVGEGQIPDHFCLANTRERALGDSSDDGGSAITPETILSKYWEVKMVAGDMLYLPAGWFHEVHSFSRREAESGQVETGTEGSSHMALNFWFHPPVFGAPYERPYGDAFWEDRTRPLLEAHCSLIEKFGGSVSVRGTFKASDFQEVRDTLPASSRAGEVTRKATDLTRKQGLQKETERDPGSLCVSQGTGDSRRKETRERKRLHSCWETQTAALNDAPRFKKNRLAEAWQAHCALKYAGRRCLMYRVPPELCYFFDSS